The following proteins are encoded in a genomic region of Brachypodium distachyon strain Bd21 chromosome 1, Brachypodium_distachyon_v3.0, whole genome shotgun sequence:
- the LOC104583690 gene encoding uncharacterized protein LOC104583690 isoform X2 encodes MAAGQAHLLPSDLSPSKRCVTVRARVVRVWEFTKNEFMHLDIVLIDEKGDKMYGEVAALHVDKFREQLTEGNVFLIKDFFVQQSKNMYKAVEGEFMIKLTPRSKVEVQQNVPADFPRYTYSLSDFQILPILIRHTDSFIDVLGIHCILRSSKGPVTQ; translated from the exons GCCCATTTGCTTCCGTCGGATCTTAGTCCTTCCAAGCGGTGTGTCACTGTCCGTGCACGTGTTGTCCGTGTTTGGGAATTCACCAAGAATGAATTTATGCATCTCGACATTGTTCTCATTGATGAGAAG GGGGACAAGATGTATGGTGAGGTAGCAGCCCTCCATGTAGACAAGTTCAGGGAGCAACTGACCGAGGGCAATGTTTTCCTCATCAAGGACTTCTTCGTGCAGCAATCAAAGAACATGTACAAGGCTGTTGAAGGGGAATTCATGATCAAGTTAACTCCAAGGTCAAAGGTCGAGGTGCAGCAGAATGTGCCTGCTGATTTTCCTCGCTACACCTATTCACTTAGTGATTTTCAGATTTTGCCCATCCTTATCCGACACACAGACTCATTTATAG ATGTACTTGGAATACACTGCATTCTCAGGTCTTCTAAAGGTCCGGTTACCCAGTAA
- the LOC104583690 gene encoding uncharacterized protein LOC104583690 isoform X1, translated as MVAVKVAHLLPSDLSPSKRCVTVRARVVRVWEFTKNEFMHLDIVLIDEKGDKMYGEVAALHVDKFREQLTEGNVFLIKDFFVQQSKNMYKAVEGEFMIKLTPRSKVEVQQNVPADFPRYTYSLSDFQILPILIRHTDSFIDVLGIHCILRSSKGPVTQ; from the exons ATGGTGGCCGTGAAAGTC GCCCATTTGCTTCCGTCGGATCTTAGTCCTTCCAAGCGGTGTGTCACTGTCCGTGCACGTGTTGTCCGTGTTTGGGAATTCACCAAGAATGAATTTATGCATCTCGACATTGTTCTCATTGATGAGAAG GGGGACAAGATGTATGGTGAGGTAGCAGCCCTCCATGTAGACAAGTTCAGGGAGCAACTGACCGAGGGCAATGTTTTCCTCATCAAGGACTTCTTCGTGCAGCAATCAAAGAACATGTACAAGGCTGTTGAAGGGGAATTCATGATCAAGTTAACTCCAAGGTCAAAGGTCGAGGTGCAGCAGAATGTGCCTGCTGATTTTCCTCGCTACACCTATTCACTTAGTGATTTTCAGATTTTGCCCATCCTTATCCGACACACAGACTCATTTATAG ATGTACTTGGAATACACTGCATTCTCAGGTCTTCTAAAGGTCCGGTTACCCAGTAA